TTTATCCTTCAGTAGCAGAATATTACGACAACGATAGAAGCAATATTCCATTTTTACGAGTGAATGAGATTAACAACGGACTTATTAACATTACCGATGCTACAGTTTTCCTGCCTATGAAAATTTTGCAAGAAAATAGCAGCACTATAGCTCTTGCATATCCCGGTGATATTGTTATAGCTAAGGGAGGAACCGTCGCAAAAGTGGGACTTGTTACAAATGAATTTTCCATTTATGCAACAAGCCGTGATGTAATAATTCTTAGAACAAATAATCTTGAAGGATTGAATAAATATTTTCTCTGGGCATTCCTTCACAGTTCATACGGTAGAGGGATATTATTACGTTCAGCAAGTCAGACAGTACAGCCACATTTAACGCTACCTGCAATATTAAATATAAGAATCCCAGATATAACAGAGATTCAATCTGCAATAGAAAAACTGTACACAAAATCTGTGAAATCAAAACTAGAAGCAGAGTCACTCTATCATCAAGCACAAAAACTCTTGCAGGACGAATTAAATTTTTCACTCCCGACTCAATCTCATAATATCACGACAAAATTATTTTCTCTCGCAAATTCCGCAGCCAGACTCGACGCTGAGTACTTCATGCCTAAATATGAGTATATTGAAAATAGTTTGCGAAATTATGATCCGAATATAAAAACGCTTTCTGATATTGCAGAATATATTTTTACGGGAGAATATGCAGAAGAATATTTTACGCTCGAAGATAATCCCGGCTTCATTTATTATGTGAGAGGTACAGATATTCAAAATGGCAGGATTCAGAAAGATAATTCACACTACGTAGACCCCCAAAAATTTAGTAAATTCATTGTTACTAATGATATAGTAACAGGGCGAGTAGGCACTATAGGAAATTTTGGAGTCGTGGATGATAGCTTAAACGGTGCTTTATGTTCGGATAATATAATTTGCTTTCATTTACCGCCTGAATATTTGCCTGATGTTTACGCACTTTATTTCAATTTGCCAATTATTAGCGATTTTATAAGGCGTTTATCTCGTGGTTCTGTTCAACAAAGAATGAATCAAGAAACATTGAGAGATGTATTAATCCCATTTATAAAGATTGACACCCAGCAGAAAATCTCTGACCTCGTGCAAAAATCTTTTACTCTAAGACGCGAATCAGAGCAATTAATAAATTTGTCCGTCAAATCCGTAGAAATCGCTATCGAGTCAAGCGAGGCCGACGCAGTGAAATATATTAATCACGTCATATTATGTTAGAATTAGCGCAATTATAGAGAGGTGAAAAATTTAATGACTGCTTACAACTATGAAGACGCACGGGAAGCATTAAATTATCTCATGCGATTCGTTAAAGAAATTCCGGAGACTGCAATAATATCAGGTTCGGGACTCGGAGACATAGCAGACTCAATTGACAATAAAATTATAATCGACGTTAAAGACGTTCCAAACTGGCCGCGCTCAACTGCACCGGGACACAGCGGAAAAATTATTCTTGGCCAAGTCAGCGGAAAAAATATTATCATGCTACAAGGCCGTGTGCATTGTTACGAGGGTTACTCGATGAAGGCCGTAACTTTTCCGACTCGCGTTCTCGGCATGATGGGCGTAAAAAATTTCATCGCGTCAAATGCCTCTGGAGCAATCAACAAAGATTTCAAACCTGGTGAAATTATCGCAGTCAGAGATCATATAAATTTTATGGGCACTAATCCATTAATCGGACCTGACGAACCGCGATGGAATGCAAGATTCCCCGACATGACTCACGCTTATTATCCCGGATTTCTTGAGACGTTAAAAAATTTTGGCCTTCGTACAGGTGTCTACGCTGCATTTATGGGGCCGTCGTTCGAGACTCCAGCAGAAATAAAAATGGCCGGCATTCTTGGAGCTGATTTAGCTGGAATGTCAACAGTTCCGGAAGTCCTAGCAGCTAATTCTATGGAAATGAGAGTCTGCACTCTTTCATGTGTTGCAAATATGGCCGCAGGTATAGAGCCTGATAAAATTTTGACTGAAGCCGAAGTATTAACAAAGATGAAAGAATCTGCTTCACACCTTGCAGAAATTATTGTTAAG
The Synergistaceae bacterium genome window above contains:
- a CDS encoding purine-nucleoside phosphorylase; this encodes MTAYNYEDAREALNYLMRFVKEIPETAIISGSGLGDIADSIDNKIIIDVKDVPNWPRSTAPGHSGKIILGQVSGKNIIMLQGRVHCYEGYSMKAVTFPTRVLGMMGVKNFIASNASGAINKDFKPGEIIAVRDHINFMGTNPLIGPDEPRWNARFPDMTHAYYPGFLETLKNFGLRTGVYAAFMGPSFETPAEIKMAGILGADLAGMSTVPEVLAANSMEMRVCTLSCVANMAAGIEPDKILTEAEVLTKMKESASHLAEIIVKLVKTL